One segment of Lachancea thermotolerans CBS 6340 chromosome E complete sequence DNA contains the following:
- the KAP104 gene encoding Kap104p (similar to uniprot|P38217 Saccharomyces cerevisiae YBR017C KAP104 Transportin cytosolic karyopherin beta 2 involved in delivery of heterogeneous nuclear ribonucleoproteins to the nucleoplasm binds rg- nuclear localization signals on Nab2p and Hrp1p plays a role in cell-cycle progression): MSSWEPDETSLMQIMSVIIDSMSPFPEKRSQAMEVLETFKLHSELWNYLCFLLTQMNSNSSLSSQLGANDILNCRAAAGMILKNCLLQNSREVDLSYIKENIATGLQADSPLVSNITGIVITTLFSTYFRKHRDDPAGVGILSRLLESTSHGSEASVKALSKIMEDNSQFFMLEWSNAVKPMETLVGSFLAFMTSDSSELIRAESIKCLNQVIPLQTQSFITRIDEFLSNLFQLAQNDKSELVISQICTSLVELLEFRPDKLIDHLNGIVHFVLSVVNTAQEEKVALEACEFLLAFASNTHIPENAVKPFVGDLVPTLLSKMVYNEEDILIFESSNETDADLEDKDEDIKPMNAKINKKRDGSYVDEDEDPDDDGDFDTIWNLRKCSAATLDVVTSILPRDVLPIAFPILREHLSAVDWYVREATILALGAMADGGMKYFSDQLPALIPFLVQKLKDPWAPVRTITCWTLSRFSTWILSDNTQFLLPVFEAIMLALMDKKKSVQEAAISSVAVFIENCDTELLETLLYGELLNRFNQCFQLYQKKNLIILYDAVGRLAEKCEFEETAMNSILPHLINKWASLSDNDKELWPLLECLSYVAASLGEKFAPMAPEVYSRAYRILVQCVELEARSQNDPSVEVPEKDFVVTSLDLIDGLVQGLGPASQDLLFPDGDKSTLGVLGQCLQDPVHEVRQSGFALLGDIAYFYDPSLLGGALVDFLKYISTELIHNDDSDATPTINNAVWALGLISERIDLAAFMIDLSRVVLDLFCDTTRIIHSSVAENLAITIGRMARFHAEAFTNGPFAHDACWARWCEHAMNIADPDEKAAAYGGFTKVLNITESTNTMSSSSLHKFIRGVSRDVDISDFAEDLYAFLMNHSDTLQLLKLSQDEMNFLAQFM; the protein is encoded by the coding sequence GATGAAACATCTTTGATGCAGATAATGTCTGTCATTATAGATTCTATGTCTCCTTTCCCGGAAAAGAGATCCCAGGCCATGGAGGTTCTAGAAACATTCAAGCTCCACTCTGAACTCTGGAACTACTtgtgttttcttctgaCACAGATGAACTCAAACTCTTCGTTGAGTTCGCAGCTAGGTGCGAACGACATTTTGAACTGCCGCGCTGCGGCCGGGATGATTTTAAAGAACTGTCTACTGCAAAACTCCAGAGAGGTTGACCTAAGCTACATTAAGGAAAACATTGCAACAGGCCTTCAAGCTGATAGCCCTCTTGTTTCCAATATCACCGGTATTGTTATTACGACTCTTTTCTCGACATACTTCAGAAAACACAGGGACGACCCAGCAGGCGTTGGCATTTTATCTCGCCTTTTGGAATCGACATCCCATGGCAGCGAGGCCAGTGTGAAAGCACTATCAAAAATAATGGAAGACAATTCGCAGTTCTTTATGCTAGAATGGTCAAACGCTGTCAAGCCAATGGAAACCTTGGTTGGTAGTTTTTTAGCGTTTATGACCAGCGACTCCAGTGAGTTGATCAGGGCAGAATCAATAAAGTGCTTAAACCAAGTCATTCCGCTTCAAACCCAAAGCTTTATTACCAGAATAGACGAGTTTTTAAGCAACCTCTTCCAGCTGGCTCAAAATGACAAGAGTGAACTTGTCATTTCTCAAATATGTACCTCTCTAGTTGAATTGCTAGAGTTCAGACCTGATAAACTGATAGATCATTTAAATGGGATAGTGCACTTTGTTTTAAGTGTTGTCAACACAGCACAGGAGGAGAAAGTTGCCTTGGAAGCATGTGAGTTTCTGTTGGCATTTGCATCAAACACACATATTCCAGAAAACGCAGTAAAACCATTTGTCGGTGACCTTGTCCCTACGTTGTTGTCCAAAATGGTTTACAACGAGGAAGACATTCTTATATTCGAGTCTTCAAACGAGACTGATGCTGATCTTGAAGATAAAGACGAGGATATCAAACCCATGAATGCGaagatcaacaaaaaaagagaCGGATCTTatgttgatgaagacgaggatCCAGATGATGATGGCGATTTTGACACAATTTGGAACCTTAGAAAGTGTTCTGCGGCAACACTCGACGTGGTTACCAGCATTCTACCGAGAGACGTACTTCCCATTGCGTTTCCAATTTTGAGGGAACATCTCTCAGCGGTAGATTGGTATGTTCGCGAAGCCACCATCTTGGCCTTGGGGGCCATGGCTGACGGTGGAATGAAATATTTTTCAGATCAACTTCCTGCTTTGATTCCGTTCTTAGTACAAAAACTTAAAGATCCATGGGCTCCTGTGAGGACCATAACCTGTTGGACTTTAAGTAGGTTCTCCACATGGATCCTTTCAGACAACACGCAATTTCTTCTgccagtttttgaagcgaTTATGCTTGCTCTAAtggacaaaaaaaaaagtgtaCAAGAGGCTGCCATCAGTAGTGTTGCTGTATTCATCGAGAATTGTGACACCGAACTCTTGGAAACCCTTCTTTACGGTGAACTGTTGAACAGATTCAACCAATGCTTTCAACTAtatcaaaagaaaaatcTCATTATCTTGTATGATGCAGTAGGAAGGCTTGCTGAAAAGTGTGAATTCGAGGAGACGGCCATGAACTCAATCCTGCCTCATTTGATAAACAAATGGGCATCGCTATCAGACAATGACAAAGAGCTTTGGCCGCTTTTAGAATGTCTATCTTACGTCGCGGCGTCACTTGGAGAGAAGTTTGCTCCCATGGCGCCAGAAGTCTACAGCCGCGCTTATAGGATTCTCGTTCAGTGTGTCGAGCTAGAGGCTAGGTCTCAAAATGATCCCTCGGTTGAGGTGCCAGAGAAGGATTTCGTTGTGACATCTTTGGATCTTATCGACGGTTTAGTACAAGGACTAGGCCCTGCCAGCCAAGACTTGTTGTTCCCCGACGGCGATAAGAGCACCTTGGGTGTTTTGGGCCAATGTCTTCAAGACCCAGTTCATGAAGTTAGGCAAAGCGGGTTTGCTCTTTTGGGCGATATCGCATATTTTTATGACCCTTCTCTCTTAGGAGGCGCTTTGGTTGACTTTCTGAAATACATTAGCACTGAGCTAATCCATAACGACGACTCAGATGCTACACCGACCATAAACAACGCCGTGTGGGCCTTGGGGCTTATAAGCGAACGCATTGACCTTGCTGCCTTTATGATCGATCTTTCACGAGTTGTGTTGGATCTATTCTGTGATACAACAAGGATCATTCATAGCTCTGTGGCGGAGAACCTCGCCATAACTATAGGTAGAATGGCACGCTTTCATGCGGAAGCATTCACGAACGGGCCCTTTGCACATGACGCATGCTGGGCAAGATGGTGTGAACATGCCATGAATATCGCGGACCCGGATGAGAAAGCTGCTGCCTACGGCGGGTTTACTAAGGTTCTTAATATTACAGAATCGACAAACACCAtgtcttcgtcgtccttGCACAAATTCATTCGGGGAGTTTCTCGAGACGTTGACATATCCGATTTTGCGGAAGATCTCTACGCTTTTCTCATGAATCATTCGGACACTCTACAGCTGCTGAAATTGTCGCAAGATGAGATGAACTTTCTCGCACAGTTTATGTGA
- the DAL1 gene encoding allantoinase (weakly similar to uniprot|P32375 Saccharomyces cerevisiae YIR027C DAL1 Allantoinase converts allantoin to allantoate in the first step of allantoin degradation expression sensitive to nitrogen catabolite repression), translating to MPVKAIASRSVIIDHQCIPATIVYSTDSGKIVEIYKNEVIRGIHDERLESHKVVDYGIVTPHVIMPGLVDSHVHLNEPGRTEWEGFATGTQAASSGGVTTVVDMPLNAVPPTTTVKNLNIKLNAAQNQMWCDVAFWGGLVPSNLDDLIPLVRAGVRGFKGFLLDSGVDEFPQVSKKYIMNALEVLKNEKTQLLFHAELPPDHNFGILEPSREPMDLEAVRSVESAKNLTNNEIRALAESSVLSSAEPRYGQPSHIVHHDDLISPPLTVAAGVDDTLANVDPTEYGSFLASRPDQCETSAIGLLISCLRESLALFQSAPPVHIVHLATQEAIPMIIKAQRELGLPITVETCFHYLTFAAEQIPAKATQFKCCPPIRTEDNRKALWKALHDRIITTVVSDHSPCTPQLKNLSEGDFFGAWGGISSVGLGLSILITEGSKMSPPVSLTDIAEWCCENTAKQVGLHDRKGFLRTGYDADFVVLDQHQRRTISKDNILYKNRLTAYEGRELKGQVMSTFLRGQLIFEATRGLSSIPKGRTLLEPRAI from the coding sequence ATGCCTGTCAAAGCCATAGCATCTCGTAGCGTGATCATCGATCACCAATGCATTCCTGCAACAATCGTGTATTCGACTGATTCTGGCAAGATTGTGGAGATCTACAAGAATGAAGTAATCAGAGGCATTCACGATGAGCGTTTAGAATCGCACAAGGTTGTCGATTATGGTATTGTTACGCCGCACGTGATTATGCCCGGTCTAGTGGACTCTCATGTTCATTTGAACGAGCCAGGCAGAACCGAATGGGAAGGGTTTGCTACGGGAActcaagctgcttcaagcGGAGGTGTCACCACTGTAGTTGACATGCCACTAAATGCGGTCCCTCCCACGACCACTGTCAAAAACCTTAATATCAAACTGAATGCGGCACAAAACCAAATGTGGTGCGACGTGGCTTTCTGGGGAGGTCTTGTACCTAGCAACCTCGACGATCTAATACCTCTTGTTCGAGCCGGAGTTCGTGGCTTCAAAGGGTTTTTGCTCGACTCGGGGGTTGACGAGTTTCCGCAAGTGTCAAAGAAATACATCATGAATGCCTTGGAAGTTCTGAAAAACGAGAAAACGCAACTCTTATTTCATGCGGAGCTACCTCCTGACCACAACTTTGGGATTCTGGAACCTTCAAGGGAGCCAATGGATCTGGAAGCTGTACGTTCGGTAGAAAGTGCCAAGAATTTGACAAACAACGAAATTCGGGCCTTGGCCGAGTCTTCCGTACTATCATCTGCCGAGCCCAGGTATGGGCAGCCATCCCATATTGTACACCACGATGACCTTATAAGCCCACCTTTGACGGTGGCAGCAGGGGTTGACGATACTTTAGCAAACGTCGATCCGACCGAATACGGCTCCTTTTTGGCCTCCAGGCCAGATCAGTGTGAAACTAGCGCTATCGGACTCTTGATTTCCTGTCTCAGAGAATCACTGGCGTTGTTCCAAAGTGCACCACCAGTGCACATCGTTCACTTGGCCACTCAGGAAGCGATACCCATGATTATCAAGGCCCAAAGAGAGTTGGGTTTGCCGATCACTGTCGAAACATGTTTTCATTATCTCACCTTTGCTGCGGAACAAATCCCTGCAAAGGCCACTCAATTCAAGTGTTGTCCTCCAATTCGTACGGAAGATAATAGAAAGGCGCTTTGGAAGGCTCTCCACGATAGAATAATTACTACTGTTGTGAGCGATCATTCTCCTTGTACACCGCAACTCAAAAACCTCTCTGAAGGTGACTTTTTTGGCGCGTGGGGCGGTATTTCTTCTGTTGGGCTTGGTTTATCCATTTTAATCACAGAGGGTTCCAAAATGTCTCCGCCAGTAAGTCTCACTGATATTGCAGAGTGGTGCTGTGAGAACACAGCCAAGCAGGTTGGTCTTCACGACCGCAAGGGCTTCTTGCGTACCGGATATGATGCCGACTTTGTAGTTTTAGACCAGCATCAGCGGCGCACGATCAGCAAGGACAACATCCTCTACAAAAACAGACTGACAGCTTATGAGGGCCGCGAGCTTAAGGGTCAAGTTATGTCGACTTTTTTGCGGGGTCAGTTAATCTTCGAAGCTACAAGAGGCCTCTCGAGTATTCCAAAAGGAAGGACCCTTTTGGAGCCTCGAGCCATATGA